In Labrus bergylta chromosome 1, fLabBer1.1, whole genome shotgun sequence, one genomic interval encodes:
- the rasd4 gene encoding rasd family member 4 → MSLEVKEKTQVRLVFLGAAGVGKTALIQRFLLDKFEPKHRRTVEEMHSKEYDIGGVKITVEILDTSGSYSFPAMRKLSIQNSDAFALVYAVDDPESLEAVKSLRDEILEIKEDKYTPIVVVGNKADREQERQVSNEDVLSTVEMDWNNSYLEASAKENENVVEVFKELLQQANLPSRLSPVLRRRRETFPKDTNFRPPMNKTNSCILS, encoded by the coding sequence ATGTCTCTGGAGGTGAAGGAGAAGACCCAGGTGCGTCTGGTGTTTCTTGGAGCGGCAGGAGTGGGCAAGACGGCGCTGATCCAACGCTTCCTGCTGGACAAATTTGAGCCCAAACACCGGCGCACGGTGGAGGAGATGCACAGCAAGGAGTACGACATCGGAGGGGTCAAGATCACGGTGGAGATCCTGGACACGAGCGGCAGCTACTCCTTCCCCGCCATGCGGAAGCTCTCCATCCAGAACAGCGACGCCTTCGCCCTGGTGTACGCCGTGGACGACCCCGAGTCCCTGGAGGCGGTGAAGAGCCTCAGGGACGAGATCCTGGAGATCAAGGAGGACAAGTACACGCCCATCGTGGTGGTGGGGAACAAGGCGGACCGGGAGCAGGAGCGCCAGGTGTCCAACGAGGACGTGCTGTCCACGGTGGAGATGGACTGGAACAACAGTTACCTGGAGGCGTCGGCTAAAGAGAACGAGAACGTGGTGGAGGTGTTCAAGGAGCTCCTGCAGCAGGCAAACCTCCCGAGCCGCCTCAGCCCGGTGCTGCGCAGACGCAGGGAGACGTTCCCCAAAGACACCAACTTCAGACCGCCCATGAACAAGACCAACAGCTGCATCCTGTCGTAA